The DNA segment CCCGCCCCGAAGATGCCGAGCGCCGTGCCCTGCTTGCCGGCCGGATACCAGCGCGAGACATAGGCGACGCCGACGGCGAAGGAGCCGCCGGCGATGCCGACGCCGAGCGCGGCGATCAACATCTGCGGGTAGGTCTGCGCGTAGGAGAGCAGGAAGGTCGCGGCGGCGCCCGCGAGCATGACCAGCGAGAAGATCCGGCGCCCGCCGTAATAGTCGGTCCAGATGCCGAGCACGACCCGGATCAGCGAGCCGGTCAGGATCGGCGTCCCGACGAGCAGGCCGAACTGGGTTTCGCTCAGGCCCAGTTCCTGTTTGATTCTGACGCCGATGATCGAGAAGATCGTCCAGACCGCGAAGCAGGCGGTGAAGGCGACGGTCGAGAACCAGAGCGCCTGTCCCTGTTGGCTCGGGGATATGGCTGATTGACGTTCCATGGGTGCCCGCCTCAGGCAGCGGAAATGCTGTCGAGTGCGAACCAAGCCCGAAACGGCCGTGGCGGGAGTTGAGGCAGATCAACAATTTTGGCCGCCTGTGCCCAAACCGTATTCGCACCTAAGGGACTTTGCGTAGGCGCCGGCGGGAGAATGGCGGCCGGTCTGGACGCAACGGCCCGATCGCCTATCTTCGCCGCGCAGAGCGGACCACCCGGAAACCCATGCGCTGAAAGGCAAGTCGTGGATCAGGAACTTCTCACGAATCGGACCTTCGACGAGATCGCCGTCGGCGAAAGCGCATCACTCTCCCGCATCGTCCGGGGTGACGATGTCGCGCTGTTCGCCGCGGTCTCCGGCGACGCCAACCCCGCCCATCTCGATGCGACCTTCGCGATGGGGGACCCGGGCGGGCCCGTCGTCGCGCATGGGATGTGGATCGCGGCGCTGGTTGCGGCCGTGCTCGGCACGAAGCTGCCCGGCCCCGGCACGATCTATCGCGGGCAGGATTTGCGCTTCCTGAAGCCGGTCGTGCCGGGCGATGCCGTGACCGCCACCGTCACCGTCCGCAGTAAGGAGGCGTCCAAGCGAACCGTCGTGCTGGATACGGCCTGCACTAACCAGCGCGGCGAGACCGTGCTGTCGGGCATGGCGACGGTGACGGCGCCCGAACGGCGCCTGACCTGGCCGCGCCTGCGGCTCGCCGAGGCCGCGCCCAGGCATTCCGATCGCTATCGCGACATCGTCGCGCGGGCCTGCGCGCTGCCGCCCCTGAGCGCGGCGATCGTGCACCCCTGCTCGCCGGACGCGATCCGCGCGGCGATCGAGGTTCGCGACGAGGGCCTGCTGCAACCGATCCTCGTCGGCCCGGAAGCGAAGATCCGCGCCGCCGCGGAGAAGGCCGGCGTCGCGCTCGACGGGATCCCGATCGAAACCGCCCCGCACAGCCATGCCGCCGCGGCGCGTGCCGTCGAGCTCGCGGTGGCCGGCCGGGTCGGCACGCTGATCAAGGGCAGCCTGCATACCGACGAGCTGTTGGGGGCCGTCGTCGCGCCGGGCTCGGGCCTGAAGACGGAACGGCGCATCAGCCATGTCTATGCGATGAGCCTGCCGGCCTATCCCAAGCCGCTGATCGTGACGGACGCGGCGGTCAATATCCAGCCGACGCTGATGCACAAGCGCGACATCTGCCAGAACGCGATCGACATGCTGCATGTGCTCGGCCTGGCGGAGCCGCTGGTGGCGGTGCTGGCCGCGGTCGAGACCGTCAGCGACCGGATGCCCTCGACGCTCGACGCGGCGGCGCTGACCGTGATGGCGGCACGCGGCCAGATCACCGGGGCGAGGGTCGACGGCCCGCTCGCCTTCGACAATGCGATCAGCCCCGAAGCCGCGCGGACCAAGGAGATCGTCTCGCCGGTCGCGGGCCAGGCCGACATCCTGCTCGTGCCGGATCTGGAGGCGGGCAACATGCTGGCCAAGCAGCTGATCTATTTCGCCAATGCCGATGCGGCCGGTCTCGTGCTCGGCGCGCGCGTGCCGATCGTCCTGACGAGCCGGGCCGATTCCCTGAAGACGCGCATCGCCTCGGCGGCGCTGGCGAAGCTCGTCGCCGCCGATCGCCAGCCTCTGACGGTGCCGGCATGAGCGAGAGGCTTCTCGTCACCTTCAATGCCGGCTCCTCGACGGTGAAGATCGGGCTGTTTTCCCTGTCGGAAGCCGGGCCGAAGCGGATCGGCAAGGGCGTGATCGATTTCCGGGAGCCGCCTTTGCGCTTCCGCCTCACCGAAGGGCCGGATGTTTTCGACATCGCCCTGGAAGCGCGGCCCGACGCCACGCTCGACAGCGTCCTGGGCGAGGCTTTCCGGCGGCTCTCCTGGCATTTCGACCTGAGCCACGTCGTCGCGATGGGGCATCGCATCGTGCATGGCGGCGACGGCTTTAGCGGCCCCGTGCGGGTCGACGATGCGGTGCTTGCGGCGCTCGAGGCGCTGGTGCCGCTGGCGCCGCTGCATCAGCCGCAGGGGCTCGGCCTCGTGCGCGCCATTCGCCGCCTGCGCCCGGAGCTGCCGCAGACGGCGTCCTTCGACACGGCCTTCCACCGGACCCAAGCCGATCTCGTGCGCCGCTTCGCCCTCCCCCGCGCGATGCACGACGAGGGCATCAAGCGCTACGGCTTCCATGGCCTGTCCTACCGCTTCATCGCCGGCGAACTCACGCGCCGCGAGCCGGCGCTGGCGAAAGGCCGCATCGTCGTCGCGCATCTGGGCAGCGGCGCGAGCCTCTGCGGGCTGGCGGGCGGCGCGAGCCGCGATACCTCGATGGGCTTTTCGGCGCTCGACGGCATTCCGATGGCAACGCGCTGCGGGGCGCTCGATCCCGGTGTCCTGCTGCATCTTCTGGCGCGTGGCGGCTATGATGCGTCCCGGCTGGAGGATCTGCTCTATCGCCGCAGCGGTCTCATCGGCGTGTCCGGCATCAGCGCGGACAGCCGCGAGCTTCTCGACAGCGACGCGCCCGAGGCCCGCGAGGCGCTCGACCTGTTCTGCCTGCGCATCGCAGGCGAGGTCGCCAGGCTTTCGGCGACGCTGGGCGGGCTCGACGCGGTCGTCTTCACCGCCGGCATCGGCGAGCACCAGCCGCCGATCCGCGCCGCGGTGGCGGAACGGCTGAAATGGCTCGGCCTCGAACTCGACGTCGAGGCGAACGCCGCCAACGCCTTCCGGATCAGCCGCCCCGGCGCGCGGGTCGCGGCTTTCGTGATACCGACCGACGAGGAAGCCGTCATCGCCGGGGATGCGCTGACGGTGATGCAGGCCACCGGCTTTTCCGGAGCGGGTTGCGGCGAGCCCGGTTGATCCCGCTCATTTTGACAGGATGATGCGCGCGCTGCCGCTGCGGGAGAGGACATTGGCGGTGACGTCCCGGCCATAGCGATGGAACCGGATATCGGCGACCGAGGCGCCGAGCCGCAGATTCCGGATCACGAGCTCGTCGAGGAAATCGGGCATGACCGGTTCGTGGAACCGGATCTCGTCCTGCCCGTGGTCGAGATCGAGGCCGAGGCAGGCCCCGAGCAGGCCGAGGATCGAGGCCGCGGACCAGGCCTGCGGCGCGCAGGCGACCGGATAGGGCACCGGGGCCCGGTGCGGGCGTCGGTTGAAGCCGCAGAACAGCTCCGGCAGGCGGTACATGTCCTGATGCCGGCCCGTCTCGAAAATGGCGGAGAACACACGGCTCGCCTCCGTCTTCAGCCCGTAGCGGGTGAGCCCGATGGCGATGAGGGCGTTGTCGTGCGGCCAGACCGAGCCGTTGTGATAGGACATCGGGTTGTAGCGGGGCTGGCCCGCAGGCAGCGTGCGGATGCCCCAGCCGCTGAACGCCTCGGGCGTCAGGAGGTTCGTCGCGACGCTGCGCGCGCGCTCCGGGGAGGCGATGCCGGCGAAGAGCGCGTGGCCGGCGTTCGAGGAGGGCACGCGGCAGGGGCGTTTCTCGCCGTCGAGCGCCAGCGCATAGGTTCCCAGATCCGCGCACCAGAAGGCCCGCTCGAAGGCGATGCGCAGGCGTTCCGCCGCCTCGTCCAGCGCCGAGGCCAGCGCCTGATCGCCGAGCCCGCGCGCCATCGCGGCCGCCTCCAGCTTCGCCGCATAGGCATAGGCCTGGACCTCGCAGAGCGCGATCGGGCCGACCGGGTCGGAGCCGTCGGCATGGAAGACCGCGTCGTGCGAATCCTTCCAGCCCTGGTTGGCGAGCCCGCTCTCGCGGGCGCGCGCATATTCGATGAAGCCGTCGCCGTCGCGATCGCCATAGGCGTCCATCCAGCCGAGCGCGGCACGGATATTGGGCCAGATCGCGCGAATGGTCGCGACATCGCCGGTGCGCCTGAGATAGAGGCCGGCCAGCATGACGAAGAGCGGGGTCGCGTCGATCGTGCCGTAGTAGCGGCCGAAGGGCACCTCGTGGAGCCTCGCCATCTCGCCATGGCGCATCTCGTGCAGAATCTTGCCCGGCTGCGCGTCGGCCTCGGGGTCGGTCGCTTGCGCCTGCGTGGCCGCGAGCGTCCGCAGCACGCCGCGCGCGATATCGGGATCGATCCACAGCATCAGCATCGCGGTGATGATGCCGTCGCGGCCGAAGACCGTGTTGAACCAGGGGATGCCGGCGTAAGGGTAGGGGCCGAGCTCGCTGCGCGTCACCAGCGTATAGACGTCGGATATCGCCCGGCCGAGCGTCGCGTCGAAGAGCGTGTTCGAGCTCTTCACCGCCGCGATGCGCGACGTTGCTGCCCGGCGCGCGCGGCGCGTGTCGCGATAGGCGGCGAGAAAGTCCATGGGCGGCGCCGCGCCGACACCGGCGTCGAGGCAGGAGACGGTCAGGAACAGGGAGCGCTGCTCGCAGGGACCGAGATCGATCTCGGCCGTCATGCGGTGGCGGTCGATCGCCACCGGCGGCGGGTTCATCGCGACGAGCGTGCGTCGCTCGATACGATCGAGGCCGACATAGCGGAACACGACCCGGTTCGGCGCCACGACCCGGGCGGAGCCGGTGCCACGCCTGAGGCGCCGGGTGCCGCGAACCTCAAACATATCATGGAAATCGGCTGCGAGGAGCAGGTCGAGATGCAGGCGCAAACGCTTCGCGCCGTAGTTCCTGACGCTGATGCGCTCGTAGCAGATCGCCTGCCAGAGGAATTTGGTGCGCTGCAGGAAAAGCGTGTCGCGCGCCAGCTTGTCGCCCCCGATCCTGAGATCGGGGTTCGTCAGCTCGACCGAGAGCACCGCCTTGTCCTCGTGCACCGCCGAGCTCAGCAGCAGGGGGCGCTTGCCTTCCACGCGCAGCTCGAGATGGGAGAGGAAGCGCGTGTCGCGGAAGAACAGCCCTTCGGCGGTCTCGCTGCGTGTCCCGATATCGCCATGCGCGTCGAGCACCGCGAAGGCATCGCCATGCTTCAGGTTGCGCAGGGCGTGCTCGGTCAGCGAGGTCGTGGCTTCGATCTCGTATTCGGACCAGAGGTTGCGGCTGTCGGGCGCGGGCGCCGGAGGCGTAGTCCTGCTGATGCTTTCGGACATGGCACCTGCCCCTCGTCATGACGGCTGCGGCAACCCGGCCGGAGCGTCCATGCCACGTGGATCGCCCTTGAAGGCGTTCGACAATGCCGGCTTGCGAACCGGTTGGCGGCCGCAGCGCAGATTCTCGAAGGTCTCGATATAGTCGGCCGCCATGCGCGACGCCGTGAAGCGCATGTCGAAGCATTCGCGCACGGCGCCACGCTCGAGGCGATGGATTTCGGCCGCCGCCTCGACCGCCTCCTCGATCGAGGAGACGACGATGCCCGAGACGCCCTGATCGATCACCTCCGGAACGGAGCCTGCCGCCCAGGCGATCACCGGCGTCCCGGTCGCCATGGCCTCGATCATGACGAGGCCGAAAGGCTCCGGCCAGTCGATCGGAAACAGCAGGGCGGCGGCTGCGCCCAGGAAGTCGCCCTTCCTGCCGTCGTCGATCTCGCCGATGAACTCGACCAGCGGATGGTCGAGCAGGGGCCGGATCGTATCTTCGAAATAACCCCGGTCGACGGCGTCGACCTTCGCGGCGATCTTCAGCGGCATGCGGCTTCGCCTGGCGATCTCGATCGCCCGGTCGGGCCGCTTCTCCGGCGAGATGCGGCCGAGGAAGGCGAGATAGCCGCCGCGCCCGCGGCGGAACCGGTGAAGCTGTTCCGGCAGGCCGTGATGGATGGTGGAGACCCAGTTCACCGGCGGCATGGGCCGGCGCTGATCGTCGGAAATCGAGACCAGAGGCATCTCGGGGAAGGCCCGGTAGAGCGGATGGAAATCCGGCAGGTCGAGCCGCCCGTGCAGGGTGGTGACGCATTTGGGGAACAGCTCCCTGAACAGGGGAAACTGCAGCAGGTCGATATGGAAATGGATGATGTCGAATTCATCCGCGCGTCGCCTGACCTCCTCCAGCATCGTGAGCGTGCTCGGGGTGTGGTCGCGGATGCCGGCGAGGCGCAAGCCCTCCGGCACGGCCCGGACCAGCCGGGCGCTGCTGCGGGAATCGCCGCTGGCGAACAGGGTGACGTCCTGCCCCTGGCGCACGAGCTCCTCGGTGAGCCACGACACCACTCTTTCCGTTCCGCCATAGAGCCGCGGCGGCACGGCCTCCGCCAACGGAGCCACCTGAGCAATCCGCATCATCTCTTCCCTTGAAGCGCCCGAAACGGGCTGAGAACCCCGCGCTTCGACAACGCGGAGAGGCCGCTTCGGTTCAATGATGCGGCAGCGCGTCGCCATCCCCGGCTTTTTCGGAACAGGTCACGGCAATCCCCGTTGGTTGCGCATATGCGGGCCTGCGAGGACGCGGCCCGTTCGCCCCGATGAAGGAGGAAGCCATGCCCGCGAAATCCGCTGCACAGCAGAAGGCCGCCGGAGCCGCCCTCGCGGCCAAGCGCGGCGACATGAAGAAGAGCGAGCTCAAGGGCGCCTCGAAATCGATGGAGAAATCGATGAGCGAGGCCGAGCTCGAAAAAATGGCCTCGACCAAACGCAAGGGCAAGGCGGAGCACGTCTCGAAGCATTGATGGCCCTGCCTGGCCGGCGGATGCTGACCGAGCCCGAGCCGCCCGCAGAAGCGAAGGCTTACTTCCGCCAGGGCATCAGCCGGCGCTGGAGCCATTGCAGCGCATAGGTCAGCAACACGCCGAGGATCATGACGACGACGAGGCCGGCATACATCTTCTCGGGGTTCAGCACCTCCCAATAGTAGAAGGTCATGTAGCCGACGCCCTGCTTGGCGCGCACGAACTCGACCGAGATGATCACGATCATCGCCGTGCCGAGCGCGATGCGAAGCCCGGCGAAGATCACCGGCAGGGCGCCGGGCAGGATGACGTGGCGCAGCATCGACCAGCCGGTGGCGCCGTAGTTCTTCCCGGCCATCAGGTAGACGTTGTCGATGCCGCGCACGCCGGCCATCGTGTTGATCGCCATCAGGATGAAGACGGACAGGCCGACGACGAGGATCTTCGGCGCCTCGCCGAAGGGATCGGCGAACATCAGCATCACGATCGGGAAGATCGCGATCTTCGGCAGGACATAGACCGCCGACAGCGTGGTATCGAGCATCAGCCTGACGGTCTGGTTCAGGCCCATGACCACGCCGAGCAGCACGCCGGGGATGGCGCCGAGCACGAAGCCGATCAGGACGCGCCCCACCGTCGCGAGCACATGGCTCTCCGACAGGAGCGTCCAGACGCCGGCCCAGCCCTCGCGGCCGAAGGCTTCCGGCATCAGCCAGGGCCGCCCGAGCAGGGTCGTGCCCGAGAAACGGTCGTAGCGCGTGCTCAGGTCCCAGAGCGCGGCGCCGATGCGGCTCGGCGGCGGGAACCAGGTCGGGTTGATGAAGCCGCTGCCGGCGGCGGCTTCCCAGAGCACGAGGACGAGGAACGGGAAGCCCAGCGCCAGCGTGCGCTCGTAGAGGCCCCGGCCCTTCACCGGCACCAATCGGCCGATGCGCTCGCAGATCAGCACCATGAGGACGAAGCTTCCCCCGATCGCCGGCCAGGCGAGCGCGCTCCAGAAGCCCGCCGCGGCCGGCACGGCGTTGAGGGCGAGGATGGCGGCGGCCAGCAGCAGGATGGCGCGCCGGTCGCCGGTGCTCGCTGGTGCCGTCATGGCCTTGCCTCCATGGCGCGCGTCACCTCGGCCGAGAGCTTGTCCCAGATCGCGGCGCGATATTCGGCGAAGCGCGGCGAATTCGTCATCGCGATCGAGCGCGGCCGCGGCAGCTCGATCCTGAAGGTGGCGAGGTGCCGGCCGGGCTGGGCGCTCATCAGGATGACGCGGTCGCCGAGCAGCACCGCCTCGTCGAGGCTGTGGGTGATGTAGAGCACGGTCTTGCGGGTCTCCTCCCAGATCCGCAGCAGCTCCTCCTGGATGACCACGCGCGTCTGGGCGTCGAGCGCGCCGAGCGGCTCGTCCATCAGCAGCACTTCGGGATCGTTGGCGAGCGCGCGGACGATGCTGACGCGCTGCTTCATGCCGCCCGAGATCTGGTGCGGATAATAATCGGCGAACTTGCCAAGGCCCACGCGGTCGAGCCAGTAGCGTGCGGTGTCGAGCCGCTCCTTGCGGCCGACGCCGCGCATCTGCGGGCCGAAGGCGACGTTCTCGATCAGCGTCTTCCAGGGGAAGATCGCATATTCCTGGAAGACGACGCTGTTGAGCGGGCGGCCGGGCTCCCGGCCGGGGCGGATATCGATCGTGCCCTGCGAGATCGATTCCAGCCCCGCGACCATGCGCAGGAAGGTCGACTTGCCGCAGCCGGAGGGGCCGACGATGCAGACGAACTCGCCATCGGCCACGTCGAGCGAGAAATCCTCCAGCGCGACCATGGTGCCGTCGGCGGTGGGATAAAGCTTGCTGACATGGCGCGCGCCGATCTTCGGCGCGGCGGCGGCCGGCATGGTGGCGCTCATCGGCCGCCTCTCGAGACTGGTTGGTGCTGCATCGATCGGTTCAAAGGCTTGGATCACCTTGCGTCCCACCGGATGCAAGGTGGCCATCCAAGCTCTTGTCCGATGCTCTGACGCCCCGGCGGCCTCACTTGGCCGGGGCGGTCTTGCCCAGCACCTCGATCGCCTTGGCGACGAAGCGCTCGTCGACGACCTTCGCCATGTCGAGCGGCTTGTCGTATTCGGTGCGGCCGTTCTCGCGGTGCACGCGCTCGATATCGGCAAGGCCCGCGGTCGGGATCGACATGTTCGGATCGAACGGCACCGCGCCGCTGTTCCTGATCGCCTCGGCCGTCGAGGCGGTATATTTCAGATAGCCGTCGATGTTGGCCTGGGCGAGGAAATCGGCGCCCTGCATCAGCCGCGCGGCTTCCGCCATCGCCAGCACGAAGCGCTCGGCCACCTCGGGGCGCTCCTTCAGGAACTTGCCCGAGCCGACGAAGACGACCGTCATCAGCCCCGGCGTGAAATCCTGCGCCAGGAGCTTGCCGTTGCCGGCCTTGAGGATCTGGTCGGAATAGGGCGAGGAGGTCAGCACGGCGTCGACCGACTTCGCCTCCATCGCCGCCGGCATGTCGCCATTGCCGATATTGAGGAGTTGCACGTCGCGCAGGGTGAGCCCGGCGCTCTCCAGCGCCTTGGTGACGAAATACTCGCCGCCGCTGCCCGGGCCGCCGGCGGCCGCGATGCGCTTGCCCTTGAGATCGGCGACCGACTTGATCGCGCCGGACTCCATCAGGTCGTTGCGGACGATCAGCTTGGTCGGTCCGTTGGTCATCGGATCGAGGCCGCCCGGCGCGATCACCCTGATGTCGAGGCCGCGATTCCAGGCCGACCAGAGCGAGGCCACGATGGCGATGCCGCCGACATCGACCGAGCCCTTGTCGAGGAAGGCGATCGCCTCGGTGCCGGATTTGACGCTCTCGAGCTTGACGTCGAGCCCGTATTTCTTGAACAGCCCGCGTGCCTCCGCGACATAGGCCGTGGCGAACTTCATGATCGGCACATAGGCGACGCGCACCGTCTGCGGCGGATCGAGCGGCTTCAGCGACGGCGCCTGGGCGAGCGCCGGCGCGGCGGCGCCGGCAAGGCCGATGATCATGGCGGCGCAAGCGCTGCGCCAGCGGGCGAATCCTTCAAGCATTCCGTTCCTCCCAACGGGGGCGGCTCACCGCCGCCTGCCCGTCTGTTTCGTTCAACAGGCTTCTTCGACCCGCAGATCCGCTTTCGTCAACCGCGACCTAGGGATTGCCCCGGGCAATCCCCGACAGCGGCCGGCGCGGGAAGACCCTAATGCGCGACGAACAGCGGCAGGGAAGAACTGCGCAGGAGATCCGAGGTGACGCCGCCCAGCACCCATTCCCGGAAGCGCGAATGGCCGAAGGCCCCCAGCACCATGAGATCCGCCGAGATCCTGTCCGCCTCGTCGATGAGGGCGTCGGTCGCGGATGTCTGCGTGTCGAGGACGCTCGCCGTCGCCGTGACGCCGTGCCGGGCGAGATGGGCGCTGATGTCGGCGAGGACCTCGGCGCCTCCCATCCGGCCGTGGGCTTCCTCCCTGACCGTGACGATATGGACCTGCGTCGCCCGGGTGAGCAGGGGCAGGGCCTCGGCCACGGCGCGGGCGCTCTGGCGCGTATCGGTCCAGCCGATCAGCACGGTCCGGACGGATGAGCGCGGCGCGGCCTTGGGCGGCACGAGGTAGAGCCCCCTGCCGCCGTCGAAGATGACGCTCTCGATCAGGGCGCTCCAGCGGGTTTCGTCGTCATCATGCGGGCAGGTCGCGATGAAGAGGTCGTTCCAGCGGGCTTCGCTGGCGACGGCCCGTTCGAGGGCGCCGGGGAAGGCGTCCAGACGGCGCAGCTCGTGGGCGGGGCCAAGGCGCTCCAGCCGTTGCCGCAGCCGCTTCTCGGCGGCGTCTCCCTCCCCGGTCGCGGAATCGACGAGCTGGCCGATCGCGGCGATGCCGAAATCGCCGACGAAAAGCGCGGGATCGGGCAGGGGATTGGTGAAGATCCCGGTGATCCGCGCCCCGTATCGCTCCGCGAGCGCTTCGGCATGGGCGAGGCGGACCTCGTCCTCCGGCGAGCCGTCGAGATGGACCGCGATGTCGCGATAGGCCGCGCCGTGAACCTTGCTGCCCGAAGATTGAGTGATGTCGCTCATGCCGACCTCCATGCGATCATACTGCCGTTATTATCTCATCGAGAGACGGAAGCAGCGCAACCGCATTGATGCTCATCAAACAGATCGGGGTTTCGCGCAGATTCTGCCAGATCACATCCAACGGCGCCGCTGTGACGAAAGGCCATTGCGCCGCCTCCGGCCCTGCTATGTGATCGACATCAACGACGGGAGAGCATGATCGTGGAGGATTTGACGAGCCGGGATCACCAGAACCGCTCGGCCGGATGCGCGAGATGAACCTTCATAGGATCCTGCCCGGGCTGTCGGCCCGGTCCATGTTGGCGGCGGCGGGCCTCGTCGCCGTCGCGGCCGGCGCGATCCTGCTCTGGTCCCGTCGCCCGGTCGATGTCGAGGTCGCCGCGATCGAACGGGACGTTCCGGTCCGGGTCTTCGGCCTGGGCACGACCGAAGCCCGTGTCGTCTCGAAGATCGGCTTCGAGATCGGCGCCACGCTGGCCGAGCTTCACGCCGATCACGGCGACAGCGTCGCCAAGGGGCAGGTGCTCGCCCGCCTCGCCACCGGCGAGCAGGACGCAAAGGTCGCCAAGGCCCGCGCCGCGCTGCTGATCGCCGAGGTCAACATCGCCAGGAGCGGCGCCAATCTGGAGAAGGCGCGCGCGGTCTTCGTCCAGAGGCAGGAGGCCAACCGGCGCAAGCAGGCGCTGGCGGGTCGCGACATCGTCTCCCAGCAGGGGGCGGAGGAGGCTGCCCGCGACGAGGCCGTGGCCAAGGCGGATGTCGCGGTGGCGGAGAGCGAGGTGGAAAGCGCCAGGGCGCAGCAGACCGATGCCCGCGCCCAGCTTCAATATGAAGAAACCATGCTGCGGCACCGCACGCTCGCCGCGCCCTTCGACGCCGTCGTCATCGAGCGCCACAAGGAGCCGGGCAGCGTCGTCAAGGCCGGCGACCCGATCTTCACCCTGATCGCGGCCGGCAGCTATTGGGGCCTCGCCTATGTCGACGAGGCGCGCGCCGGCTTCATCGAGGAGGGCCAGCCGGTCGAGGCGCGCCTGCGCTCCCGGCCGCTCGAGACCTTCACCGGGCGCGTGGTCCGCATCGGGCTCGAAAGCGACCGCGTCACCGAGGAGCGGCGCGTCTGGCTCAGGGGCGACAACCCGCCGGCGCGGGTCTATCTCGGCGAGCAGGTGGAGTTCTGGATCACGGTGGCGAAGCTCGACCGGGCCCTGCTCGTGCCCGCGGCCGCGGTCCATGGCTATGACGGCCGGCAGGGCACGGTCTGGACGCTCGAGGACGGCCGGCTGCAGCGCCGCCTCGTCCGCTTCCGTCACCGCACCGAGGATGCGCGCCTCGAGGTCGTCGACGGTCTGCCGGCGAACGCGCGTGTCGTAACCCGGCTGGATGACGCGCTGCGCGAAGGCCGGGCGGCGCGCGCCGCCGGGGCGGGGGCATCATGAACCTCGCCTGGCGCGATATACGCCACAATCTCGGCCGCTTCCTGCTGACGGGCGTCGGGCTTGGCCTCCTGCTCGGCGTCGTCCTGGCGATGATCGGCATCTATCGTGGTCTCGTCGCCGATGCCCTGACGATCGCCCGGGCGCCGGCCGTCGATCTGTGGATCGTGGAGGCCAATACGCGCGGTCCTTTCGCCGAGGCCTCGCGGATCCCGGGCGACGTCCGCGAGGCGGTGGCACGCATCGCCGATGTCGCCGCCGCCGGCAGCATCACCTACCAGACCGTCGAGGCCGAGCATCGGGGCGGCAAGCTCAGGCTCTACGTCATCGGCCATGAGCCGGCGCGCCCCGGCGGCCCGCCGGAGATCGTGGAGGGGCGCGCGATCGCGCGCAGCCACCACGAGATGGTCGCCGACCGCTCGTCCGGGCTGACGCTCGGCGAACGGGTCCGGCTCGGCCGCAACAGCTTCACCGTGGTGGGGCTGACCCGGCACCAGGTCAATTCCGGCGGCGATCCGGCTGTCTACATCGCGCTGGCCGACGCCCAGAAGCTCCAGTTCGAGCTCGCGCCGCCAGCCGCGCGGGTGCAGCTCGCCCGCGGCACGGGCAGCGCGAGCCGCGACACCGTCAACGCCGTCGTCGCCCGGCTGCATCCGAACGCCTCCCCCGCCGCGAGCGCCGCGGCGATCGGGCGCTGGAAGCATCTGGCTGCGATCACGCAGGAGGAGCAGGAAGTCATCCTGTCGCGCTCGCTCGTCGACCGCGCGCGGCGGCAGATCGGGCTGTTCACCTCGCTTCTGCTGGCCGTCTCGGCCGTCATCATCGCGCTCATCATCTACACCATGACGATGGAGAAGCTGAAGCAGATCGCGACCCTGAAGCTGATCGGGGCGCCCGACCGCACCATCATCGGCATGATCGTGCAGCAGGCGCTGGGGCTCGGGCTGATCGGCTTTGCGATCGGCGCCGCGCTCATCCTCGCCATCAAGGACCATTTCCCGCGCCGCGTGATCCTGGAACC comes from the Bosea sp. (in: a-proteobacteria) genome and includes:
- a CDS encoding ABC transporter permease codes for the protein MTAPASTGDRRAILLLAAAILALNAVPAAAGFWSALAWPAIGGSFVLMVLICERIGRLVPVKGRGLYERTLALGFPFLVLVLWEAAAGSGFINPTWFPPPSRIGAALWDLSTRYDRFSGTTLLGRPWLMPEAFGREGWAGVWTLLSESHVLATVGRVLIGFVLGAIPGVLLGVVMGLNQTVRLMLDTTLSAVYVLPKIAIFPIVMLMFADPFGEAPKILVVGLSVFILMAINTMAGVRGIDNVYLMAGKNYGATGWSMLRHVILPGALPVIFAGLRIALGTAMIVIISVEFVRAKQGVGYMTFYYWEVLNPEKMYAGLVVVMILGVLLTYALQWLQRRLMPWRK
- a CDS encoding ABC transporter ATP-binding protein, translated to MSATMPAAAAPKIGARHVSKLYPTADGTMVALEDFSLDVADGEFVCIVGPSGCGKSTFLRMVAGLESISQGTIDIRPGREPGRPLNSVVFQEYAIFPWKTLIENVAFGPQMRGVGRKERLDTARYWLDRVGLGKFADYYPHQISGGMKQRVSIVRALANDPEVLLMDEPLGALDAQTRVVIQEELLRIWEETRKTVLYITHSLDEAVLLGDRVILMSAQPGRHLATFRIELPRPRSIAMTNSPRFAEYRAAIWDKLSAEVTRAMEARP
- a CDS encoding ABC transporter substrate-binding protein, with the protein product MLEGFARWRSACAAMIIGLAGAAAPALAQAPSLKPLDPPQTVRVAYVPIMKFATAYVAEARGLFKKYGLDVKLESVKSGTEAIAFLDKGSVDVGGIAIVASLWSAWNRGLDIRVIAPGGLDPMTNGPTKLIVRNDLMESGAIKSVADLKGKRIAAAGGPGSGGEYFVTKALESAGLTLRDVQLLNIGNGDMPAAMEAKSVDAVLTSSPYSDQILKAGNGKLLAQDFTPGLMTVVFVGSGKFLKERPEVAERFVLAMAEAARLMQGADFLAQANIDGYLKYTASTAEAIRNSGAVPFDPNMSIPTAGLADIERVHRENGRTEYDKPLDMAKVVDERFVAKAIEVLGKTAPAK
- a CDS encoding universal stress protein; translation: MSDITQSSGSKVHGAAYRDIAVHLDGSPEDEVRLAHAEALAERYGARITGIFTNPLPDPALFVGDFGIAAIGQLVDSATGEGDAAEKRLRQRLERLGPAHELRRLDAFPGALERAVASEARWNDLFIATCPHDDDETRWSALIESVIFDGGRGLYLVPPKAAPRSSVRTVLIGWTDTRQSARAVAEALPLLTRATQVHIVTVREEAHGRMGGAEVLADISAHLARHGVTATASVLDTQTSATDALIDEADRISADLMVLGAFGHSRFREWVLGGVTSDLLRSSSLPLFVAH
- a CDS encoding efflux RND transporter periplasmic adaptor subunit translates to MNLHRILPGLSARSMLAAAGLVAVAAGAILLWSRRPVDVEVAAIERDVPVRVFGLGTTEARVVSKIGFEIGATLAELHADHGDSVAKGQVLARLATGEQDAKVAKARAALLIAEVNIARSGANLEKARAVFVQRQEANRRKQALAGRDIVSQQGAEEAARDEAVAKADVAVAESEVESARAQQTDARAQLQYEETMLRHRTLAAPFDAVVIERHKEPGSVVKAGDPIFTLIAAGSYWGLAYVDEARAGFIEEGQPVEARLRSRPLETFTGRVVRIGLESDRVTEERRVWLRGDNPPARVYLGEQVEFWITVAKLDRALLVPAAAVHGYDGRQGTVWTLEDGRLQRRLVRFRHRTEDARLEVVDGLPANARVVTRLDDALREGRAARAAGAGAS
- a CDS encoding ABC transporter permease, with product MNLAWRDIRHNLGRFLLTGVGLGLLLGVVLAMIGIYRGLVADALTIARAPAVDLWIVEANTRGPFAEASRIPGDVREAVARIADVAAAGSITYQTVEAEHRGGKLRLYVIGHEPARPGGPPEIVEGRAIARSHHEMVADRSSGLTLGERVRLGRNSFTVVGLTRHQVNSGGDPAVYIALADAQKLQFELAPPAARVQLARGTGSASRDTVNAVVARLHPNASPAASAAAIGRWKHLAAITQEEQEVILSRSLVDRARRQIGLFTSLLLAVSAVIIALIIYTMTMEKLKQIATLKLIGAPDRTIIGMIVQQALGLGLIGFAIGAALILAIKDHFPRRVILEPDNMAALGLTVFAICLLSSGLGVRAALRVDPATALGG